In one Modestobacter sp. L9-4 genomic region, the following are encoded:
- a CDS encoding thiolase family protein, with protein MSRSLREVVFVDGVRTPFGKAGPTGLYAETRADDLVVRCIRELLRRNPTLPPGRVDEVAIAATTQIGDQGLTIGRTAALLAGLPKSVPGFAIDRMCAGAMTAVTTTASGIAFGAYDVAIAGGVEHMGHHPMGEGVDPNPRFVSERIVEGSALVMGSTAENLHDRFPHLTKERADAFAVGSQQKYAAAVAAGQIGPELVPVATRSAEAGWGLATVDEPPRPGTTLEALATLRTPFRPHGHVTAGNAAGLNDGATGCLLAAEEVAEELGLDVGMRLVGFGFAGVEPEVMGVGPIPSTEKALARTGLTIEDIGLFELNEAFAVQVLAFLDHFGIADDDDRVNPWGGAIAVGHPLASSGVRLMTQLSRQFAQRPDVRYGLTAMCIGIGMGGTVIWENPNWDGAQA; from the coding sequence ATGTCCCGCTCGTTGCGTGAGGTCGTCTTCGTCGACGGCGTGCGCACCCCGTTCGGCAAGGCCGGCCCCACCGGCCTGTACGCCGAGACCCGAGCGGACGACCTCGTGGTCCGCTGCATCCGGGAGCTGCTGCGCCGCAACCCGACGCTGCCGCCCGGGCGCGTCGACGAGGTCGCCATCGCCGCCACCACCCAGATCGGCGACCAGGGCCTGACCATCGGCCGCACCGCCGCGCTGCTGGCCGGCCTGCCGAAGAGCGTGCCCGGCTTCGCGATCGACCGGATGTGCGCGGGCGCGATGACCGCCGTGACCACCACCGCCTCGGGCATCGCCTTCGGCGCCTACGACGTGGCCATCGCCGGCGGCGTCGAGCACATGGGCCACCACCCGATGGGCGAGGGCGTCGACCCGAACCCCCGCTTCGTCAGCGAGCGCATCGTCGAGGGCTCGGCGCTGGTGATGGGCTCGACCGCGGAGAACCTGCACGACCGGTTCCCGCACCTGACCAAGGAGCGTGCCGACGCGTTCGCCGTGGGCAGCCAGCAGAAGTACGCCGCCGCCGTCGCCGCGGGGCAGATCGGGCCCGAGCTGGTGCCGGTGGCGACCCGCTCGGCCGAGGCCGGCTGGGGCCTGGCCACCGTCGACGAGCCGCCCCGCCCGGGCACCACGCTCGAGGCGCTGGCGACGCTGCGCACGCCGTTCCGCCCGCACGGGCACGTCACCGCCGGCAACGCCGCGGGGCTCAACGACGGGGCCACCGGCTGCCTGCTGGCCGCCGAGGAGGTCGCCGAGGAGCTGGGCCTGGACGTGGGCATGCGGCTGGTGGGCTTCGGCTTCGCCGGCGTGGAGCCCGAGGTGATGGGCGTGGGCCCCATCCCCTCGACGGAGAAGGCGCTGGCCCGCACCGGCCTGACGATCGAGGACATCGGGCTCTTCGAGCTCAACGAGGCCTTCGCCGTGCAGGTGCTGGCGTTCCTGGACCACTTCGGCATCGCCGACGACGACGACCGGGTCAACCCCTGGGGCGGTGCGATCGCCGTGGGGCACCCGCTGGCGTCCTCCGGCGTCCGGCTGATGACCCAGCTGTCCCGGCAGTTCGCGCAGCGCCCCGACGTCCGCTACGGGCTGACCGCGATGTGCATCGGCATCGGCATGGGCGGCACCGTGATCTGGGAGAACCCGAACTGGGACGGAGCGCAGGCATGA
- a CDS encoding sugar ABC transporter substrate-binding protein gives MTTAVLAGSLLLSVAACGGDDSTSGGGTAAGNTASGASGSSGGGAAAAGKIGVILPDTVSSPRWESADRPQLEAAFKAAGVEYTIDNAQADAQRMQTIADQMMSSGVTVLAIVNLDSASGAAIEAKAKQQGIKTIDYDRLTLGGSADYYISYDNSKVGQLQGQGLADCLGDKPANIAYLNGSPDDNNATLFSEGAHSVLDKVSSYTKVAEQAVPKWDATQAATIFDQLYTQAGGKIDGVYAANDTLANAAIGTLDRNNVTVPVTGQDASVQGLQNILSGKQCMTVWKPADGEAKALAETAIALSKGEEADTTGTVNDATGGRDVPAILLDPIAVDQDGLADAISKGAQAASDVCTGEFAAMCTEKGIK, from the coding sequence ATGACCACCGCAGTGCTCGCTGGCTCGCTCCTCCTCTCCGTCGCCGCGTGCGGCGGCGACGACAGCACCAGCGGCGGCGGCACGGCCGCTGGCAACACCGCCAGCGGCGCCAGTGGCAGCAGCGGCGGCGGCGCGGCCGCCGCCGGCAAGATCGGGGTCATCCTCCCCGACACGGTCTCCTCCCCCCGTTGGGAGAGCGCGGACCGCCCCCAGCTCGAGGCCGCCTTCAAGGCCGCCGGGGTCGAGTACACGATCGACAACGCCCAGGCCGATGCGCAGCGCATGCAGACCATCGCCGACCAGATGATGTCCAGCGGCGTGACCGTGCTGGCGATCGTCAACCTGGACAGCGCCTCGGGTGCGGCCATCGAGGCCAAGGCCAAGCAGCAGGGCATCAAGACCATCGACTACGACCGCCTCACCCTCGGTGGCTCGGCCGACTACTACATCTCCTACGACAACAGCAAGGTCGGGCAGCTGCAGGGCCAGGGCCTGGCTGACTGCCTGGGCGACAAGCCGGCGAACATCGCCTACCTCAACGGCTCGCCCGACGACAACAACGCGACCCTGTTCTCCGAGGGTGCGCACAGCGTCCTGGACAAGGTCAGCAGCTACACCAAGGTCGCCGAGCAGGCCGTGCCGAAGTGGGACGCGACCCAGGCCGCCACCATCTTCGACCAGCTGTACACCCAGGCCGGCGGCAAGATCGACGGCGTCTACGCAGCCAACGACACGCTGGCCAACGCCGCGATCGGCACCCTGGACCGCAACAACGTCACGGTCCCGGTCACCGGTCAGGACGCCAGCGTCCAGGGCCTGCAGAACATCCTCTCCGGCAAGCAGTGCATGACGGTGTGGAAGCCGGCCGACGGTGAGGCCAAGGCCCTCGCCGAGACCGCCATCGCCCTCTCGAAGGGCGAGGAGGCCGACACCACCGGCACCGTCAACGACGCCACCGGCGGCCGCGACGTCCCGGCGATCCTGCTCGACCCGATCGCGGTGGACCAGGACGGCCTGGCCGACGCGATCAGCAAGGGCGCCCAGGCGGCGTCCGACGTGTGCACCGGCGAGTTCGCCGCGATGTGCACCGAGAAGGGCATCAAGTAA
- a CDS encoding bifunctional lysylphosphatidylglycerol flippase/synthetase MprF, translated as MTPADLVRGAGRLLRRVPVTAALVLVLVAGAGGASPSALGTGVGPLAAGRWWTLLTAGLTAAGPTGVVVTVLLVAALLGPVEHRWGSARTAVALLGGQLAAGALASGVGALLEATGDRWGRLLSAAVVVGPLPGVLAAVAAASASATPLVRRRVRVVAGVVLVMLVLYAGTAGDVHRLAGWGVGLLAGAVAARARGRGRDHGPVSRRESRALVALVVAAAAVGPLVAAFSRDPEGPWAVVSHLFVSARPGAGLLHQVCAAGDPSDCRVLTARSRLRGPGTALLSVLPVLVQLVLAEGLRRGRRAAWTGAVLLTGVLTVVGSVVVAAVLHRPAEALALLDTPRAGLPTFALWAPLLAPATVLVLLLATRSRFAVPAAPGTARRWAALAAGGLALVVLAYVATGVLLRGDWAQRPTVARLLLDLPARLLPPGYLGEVLPRLSPLHGAARVLADWTGVACWAVLAGTAWAVVRPAVPRGDAVRARELVARHGEGPLSFMTTWVGNRWWFSGDGQAVVAFRVVGGVALTTGDPVGTPEARERAVPEFTAWCLSRGWTPCWYSVTDAVVAALPGARRVQVASETWLPLGELAFVGRRWQDVRTAMNRAARDGVQAVWTRWADAPLALREQVARSSEEWLAGKGLPEMGFTLGGLDELTDPAVRCLLAVGPGGRVHGVTSWLPASRDGVRVGWTLDLMRRSPGCPPGTMEFLVGTAALTFQDEGAEFVSLSGAPLALPGDDAADDVLARLLQTTGRLMEPVYGFRSLLSFKAKFQPRYRPLWLVHLDTADLPRIAGAVSRAYLPHLSPGQALRLGRTLLAARRTRPAAPQPRPVPPPSGPTAELAVAGAG; from the coding sequence GTGACCCCGGCCGACCTGGTCCGCGGCGCCGGCCGCCTGCTGCGGCGGGTGCCGGTGACCGCCGCCCTCGTCCTCGTGCTGGTCGCCGGTGCGGGGGGCGCCTCGCCGTCCGCGCTGGGCACCGGCGTCGGTCCGCTCGCGGCCGGCCGCTGGTGGACGCTGCTCACCGCCGGGCTCACCGCGGCCGGCCCCACGGGCGTCGTCGTCACGGTGCTGCTCGTCGCGGCGCTGCTCGGCCCCGTCGAGCACCGCTGGGGCAGCGCCCGCACCGCGGTCGCGCTCCTGGGCGGTCAGCTGGCCGCCGGTGCGCTGGCCAGCGGGGTCGGGGCGCTGCTGGAGGCGACCGGTGACCGGTGGGGTCGCCTGCTGTCCGCCGCCGTCGTCGTCGGGCCGCTGCCGGGCGTGCTGGCCGCCGTGGCCGCCGCGTCGGCGTCGGCGACCCCGCTGGTGCGGCGCCGGGTCCGGGTCGTCGCCGGGGTGGTGCTGGTCATGCTGGTGCTCTACGCCGGCACGGCGGGCGACGTGCACCGGCTGGCCGGGTGGGGCGTGGGCCTGCTGGCCGGCGCGGTGGCCGCCCGGGCGCGCGGCCGCGGCCGGGACCACGGGCCGGTGAGCCGGCGGGAGTCCCGTGCGCTGGTCGCCCTCGTGGTCGCCGCAGCTGCCGTCGGACCGCTCGTCGCGGCCTTCTCCCGCGACCCGGAGGGCCCCTGGGCCGTGGTGTCGCACCTGTTCGTGTCCGCCCGCCCCGGCGCGGGCCTGCTTCACCAGGTGTGCGCGGCCGGCGACCCCTCCGACTGCCGGGTGCTGACGGCGCGGTCGCGGCTGCGCGGCCCCGGCACCGCGCTGCTGTCGGTGCTGCCGGTGCTCGTGCAGCTGGTGCTCGCCGAGGGGCTGCGGCGGGGGCGGCGGGCCGCCTGGACCGGTGCGGTGCTCCTCACCGGCGTGCTCACCGTCGTCGGGAGCGTCGTCGTGGCCGCGGTGCTCCACCGTCCGGCCGAGGCGCTGGCCCTGCTGGACACCCCGCGGGCCGGGCTGCCGACCTTCGCGCTGTGGGCACCGCTGCTCGCCCCCGCGACCGTGCTGGTGCTGCTGCTGGCCACCCGCAGCCGGTTCGCGGTGCCGGCCGCGCCCGGGACCGCCCGGCGCTGGGCGGCGCTCGCGGCCGGGGGACTGGCGCTGGTCGTGCTCGCCTACGTCGCCACCGGCGTCCTGCTGCGCGGTGACTGGGCGCAGCGCCCGACCGTGGCCCGGCTGCTGCTGGACCTCCCCGCCCGGCTGCTCCCGCCCGGCTACCTCGGTGAGGTGCTGCCCCGGCTGTCCCCGCTGCACGGCGCCGCCCGGGTGCTGGCCGACTGGACCGGGGTGGCCTGCTGGGCGGTCCTGGCCGGGACGGCGTGGGCGGTCGTCCGGCCGGCCGTGCCCCGCGGGGACGCCGTCCGGGCGCGGGAGCTGGTGGCCCGGCACGGCGAGGGCCCGCTGTCGTTCATGACCACCTGGGTGGGCAACCGCTGGTGGTTCAGCGGCGACGGGCAGGCCGTCGTCGCCTTCCGGGTCGTCGGCGGGGTCGCGCTGACCACCGGCGACCCGGTCGGGACGCCGGAGGCGAGGGAGCGGGCGGTGCCGGAGTTCACCGCCTGGTGCCTGTCCCGCGGCTGGACGCCGTGCTGGTACTCCGTCACCGACGCGGTGGTCGCGGCGCTGCCCGGTGCCCGCCGGGTGCAGGTGGCCAGCGAGACCTGGCTCCCGCTCGGGGAGCTGGCGTTCGTGGGCAGGCGCTGGCAGGACGTCCGGACGGCGATGAACCGCGCCGCCCGCGACGGCGTGCAGGCGGTCTGGACACGGTGGGCCGACGCGCCGCTGGCGCTGCGGGAGCAGGTGGCGCGCTCCTCGGAGGAGTGGCTGGCCGGCAAGGGGCTGCCGGAGATGGGCTTCACCCTCGGCGGCCTCGACGAGCTGACCGACCCCGCCGTCCGCTGCCTGCTGGCCGTGGGCCCCGGCGGGCGGGTGCACGGGGTGACCAGCTGGCTGCCGGCGTCCCGGGACGGGGTGCGGGTGGGCTGGACGCTGGACCTGATGCGGCGCAGCCCGGGCTGCCCGCCGGGCACGATGGAGTTCCTCGTGGGCACCGCGGCACTGACCTTCCAGGACGAGGGCGCGGAGTTCGTCAGCCTGTCCGGGGCGCCGCTGGCGCTGCCCGGGGACGACGCCGCCGACGACGTGCTGGCCCGGCTGCTGCAGACCACCGGCCGCCTCATGGAGCCGGTCTACGGCTTCCGCTCGCTGCTGTCGTTCAAGGCGAAGTTCCAGCCGCGGTACCGGCCGCTGTGGCTGGTGCACCTGGACACCGCCGACCTGCCGCGGATCGCCGGCGCGGTGTCCCGGGCCTACCTGCCGCACCTGTCGCCGGGGCAGGCCCTGCGGCTGGGCCGCACGCTGCTGGCCGCCCGGCGGACCCGCCCGGCGGCCCCGCAGCCCCGGCCCGTGCCGCCGCCGTCCGGGCCGACCGCCGAGCTGGCCGTCGCCGGGGCGGGGTGA
- a CDS encoding 3-hydroxyacyl-CoA dehydrogenase NAD-binding domain-containing protein, whose amino-acid sequence MSNEVVTRSLVRYLSVPGLSGELALITLDNGHDHTRPSTFGPGGLASLDAALDEVAAHSPTPAAIAVTGKPFVFAVGADLSGIPAITSPADARQIAETGHRVFRRLKDSAVPTFAFVNGAALGGGLELALHCQHRTISSTAVVAFPEVFLGLVPGWGGTQLLPALTGIDAAVTVIVENALAQNKMTPGPKAAQLGIADAVFEPADFLERSLEWAAGVVTGQVTVARREPDTTGWDDAIARARGIVAARTRGASPGALRAVELLDLARAGDAGFTAGTAAEDDALTDLLMSDELRAGLYSFDLVNKRAKRPAGAPDRALARKVTKVGVVGAGLMASQLALLFARRLEVPVVLTDVDQARVDKGVGWVHAELAKLTERGRLSPDARNRLTGLVTGSLSKDAFADADLVIEAVFEELSVKQQVFAEVEAVVSAECVLATNTSALSVTEMAAGLQHPERVVGLHFFNPVAVLPLLEVVRAERTDDATLATAFAVGKALKKSCVLVADAPAFVVNRLLTRFLGEVTAAVDAGTPVAVAERALEPLGLPMTPFELLSLVGPAVALHVAERMHEAFPERYGVSTGLQRMVALGRPSVYSEPGVVDPELGLEGGDTPLTAEELRDRAERALAEEIGLMLDEGVVRGVQDIDLCMLLGAGWPFWLGGISAYLDRTGVSEAVTGSRFLPRGVASLPA is encoded by the coding sequence ATGAGCAACGAGGTCGTCACGCGGTCCCTGGTGCGGTACCTGTCGGTGCCCGGGCTGAGCGGTGAGCTCGCGCTCATCACCCTCGACAACGGGCACGACCACACCCGGCCCTCGACCTTCGGCCCCGGCGGGCTGGCCTCGCTGGACGCCGCGCTGGACGAGGTCGCCGCCCACTCCCCCACCCCCGCGGCCATCGCCGTCACCGGCAAGCCGTTCGTCTTCGCCGTCGGCGCCGACCTCTCCGGCATCCCGGCGATCACCTCGCCCGCCGACGCCCGGCAGATCGCCGAGACCGGGCACCGGGTGTTCCGCCGGCTCAAGGACTCCGCCGTCCCGACGTTCGCCTTCGTCAACGGCGCCGCGCTGGGTGGCGGGCTGGAGCTGGCGCTGCACTGCCAGCACCGGACGATCTCCAGCACCGCCGTCGTCGCCTTCCCGGAGGTCTTCCTCGGGCTGGTGCCCGGCTGGGGCGGCACCCAGCTGCTGCCGGCGCTCACCGGCATCGACGCCGCGGTGACCGTGATCGTGGAGAACGCGCTCGCCCAGAACAAGATGACGCCGGGGCCGAAGGCGGCCCAGCTGGGCATCGCCGACGCGGTCTTCGAGCCGGCCGACTTCCTGGAGCGGTCGCTGGAGTGGGCGGCCGGCGTGGTCACCGGTCAGGTCACCGTCGCCCGCCGCGAGCCCGACACCACCGGCTGGGACGACGCGATCGCCCGGGCCCGGGGCATCGTGGCCGCCCGCACCCGCGGGGCCTCCCCCGGCGCCCTGCGGGCCGTCGAGCTGCTGGACCTCGCCCGTGCCGGCGACGCCGGGTTCACCGCCGGGACGGCGGCCGAGGACGACGCCCTGACCGACCTGCTGATGAGCGACGAGCTGCGGGCCGGCCTGTACTCCTTCGACCTGGTCAACAAGCGCGCCAAGCGACCGGCCGGCGCCCCGGACAGGGCGCTGGCACGGAAGGTCACCAAGGTCGGCGTCGTGGGTGCCGGGCTGATGGCCTCCCAGCTGGCGCTGCTGTTCGCCCGCCGGCTCGAGGTCCCCGTCGTGCTCACCGACGTCGACCAGGCGCGGGTCGACAAGGGCGTGGGCTGGGTGCATGCCGAGCTCGCGAAGCTCACCGAGCGGGGCCGGCTGTCGCCCGACGCCCGCAACCGGCTCACCGGCCTGGTCACCGGCTCGCTGAGCAAGGACGCGTTCGCCGACGCCGACCTGGTGATCGAGGCGGTGTTCGAGGAGCTGTCGGTGAAGCAGCAGGTGTTCGCCGAGGTGGAGGCGGTGGTGTCGGCGGAGTGCGTGCTGGCCACCAACACCTCCGCGCTGTCGGTGACCGAGATGGCCGCCGGGCTGCAGCACCCCGAGCGGGTCGTCGGCCTGCACTTCTTCAACCCGGTCGCCGTCCTGCCGCTGCTGGAGGTGGTGCGCGCCGAGCGCACCGACGACGCCACGCTGGCCACCGCCTTCGCCGTCGGCAAGGCCCTGAAGAAGTCCTGCGTGCTGGTCGCCGACGCCCCGGCGTTCGTGGTCAACCGGCTGCTCACCCGCTTCCTCGGCGAGGTCACCGCCGCCGTGGACGCCGGCACCCCGGTCGCCGTCGCCGAGCGGGCCCTGGAGCCGCTGGGGCTGCCCATGACGCCCTTCGAGCTGCTCTCCCTGGTCGGCCCCGCGGTGGCGCTGCACGTGGCCGAGCGGATGCACGAGGCGTTCCCGGAGCGCTACGGCGTCAGCACCGGGCTGCAGCGGATGGTCGCGCTGGGCCGGCCGAGCGTGTACTCCGAGCCCGGCGTGGTCGACCCGGAGCTCGGCCTGGAGGGCGGCGACACCCCGCTGACCGCCGAGGAACTGCGCGACCGGGCCGAGCGGGCACTGGCGGAGGAGATCGGGCTGATGCTCGACGAGGGCGTCGTCCGGGGCGTGCAGGACATCGACCTGTGCATGCTGCTCGGCGCCGGCTGGCCGTTCTGGCTGGGCGGCATCTCCGCGTACCTGGACCGCACCGGCGTCTCCGAGGCCGTCACCGGGTCGCGGTTCCTCCCCCGCGGGGTGGCGTCCCTGCCGGCCTGA
- a CDS encoding ATP-binding cassette domain-containing protein yields MSAPTVRPDDGTPTLELRGVNKSFGAIQVLHDVQLKAYKGQVTALVGDNGAGKSTLIKAIAGIHPIDSGEVLFEGRPVTVSGPRDAADLGIEVVYQDLALCDNLDVVQNMFLGRERHNGVLLDEVSMEQSARDTLARLSVRTLKSVRQQVSSLSGGQRQTIAIAKAVLWESKVVILDEPTAALGVAQTRQVLDLVRRLADTGHAVVFITHNMVDVFEVSDRVAALYLGHVAADVAISEVDRTRVVELITSGRSGDLGIEPAAIAEAGV; encoded by the coding sequence GTGTCCGCTCCGACGGTCCGTCCCGATGACGGCACACCCACACTCGAGCTCCGCGGCGTCAACAAGAGCTTCGGTGCGATCCAGGTGCTGCACGACGTGCAGCTCAAGGCCTACAAGGGCCAGGTCACCGCGCTCGTCGGTGACAACGGTGCCGGCAAGAGCACGCTGATCAAGGCGATCGCCGGCATCCACCCGATCGACAGCGGCGAGGTCCTCTTCGAGGGCCGGCCGGTCACCGTGAGCGGTCCGCGCGACGCCGCCGACCTCGGCATCGAGGTCGTGTACCAGGACCTCGCGCTGTGCGACAACCTCGACGTCGTCCAGAACATGTTCCTGGGCCGCGAGCGCCACAACGGCGTGCTGCTCGACGAGGTCTCCATGGAGCAGTCGGCCCGCGACACCCTCGCCCGGCTCTCGGTGCGCACGCTGAAGTCGGTCCGGCAGCAGGTGTCCAGCCTCTCCGGTGGGCAGCGGCAGACGATCGCCATCGCCAAGGCGGTGCTCTGGGAGTCCAAGGTCGTCATCCTCGACGAGCCGACCGCCGCCCTCGGTGTCGCGCAGACGCGTCAGGTGCTCGACCTGGTGCGCCGGCTGGCCGACACCGGGCACGCCGTCGTCTTCATCACCCACAACATGGTCGACGTCTTCGAGGTCTCCGACCGCGTGGCGGCCCTCTACCTGGGCCACGTCGCCGCGGACGTCGCGATCTCCGAGGTCGACCGCACCCGGGTCGTCGAGCTGATCACCTCCGGGCGCTCCGGCGACCTGGGCATCGAGCCGGCGGCCATCGCCGAGGCAGGGGTCTGA
- the dxs gene encoding 1-deoxy-D-xylulose-5-phosphate synthase yields MSLLSSLTGPADLRALRPDQLPELAAEIRDALVAAVSKTGGHLGPNLGAVELTIAVHRVFESPREPIVFDTGHQAYVHKLLTGRLEGFAQLRQRGGLSGYPSRAESEHDWVENSHASTSLSYADGLAKAFAVRGENRPVVAVIGDGALTGGMPWEALNNIAAAERPVVIVVNDNGRSYSPTIGGVADALATLRLRPGYEDALTAVRQALHRAPVVGTALYDALHAIKKGLKDVLAPQGMFEDLGMKYVGPVDGHDIEMMESALRRARDFGGPVIVHAVTTKGFGYPPAETDTVDAWHSTGVFEPDSGLSSAAKGPEWTDVFADELVRIGAERSDVVAVTAAMLHPTGLSGFAERFPERTYDVGIAEQHALTSAAGMAMGGLHPVVAIYSTFLNRAFDQLLMDVALHRQPVTVVLDRAGVTGSDGASHNGMWDISICSVIPGLRLAAPRDEPTLREALRESVAVTDGPTVVRFPKGALPVEVPALERLGPVDVLRRGATPEVLLVACGSLVPMCLAVAERAADHGIDVTVVDPRWVVPVADELRTLATQHRLVVTVEDGGRAGGVGTLLSQALQDVDSDVPVRTLGLPQQFFDHGSRGQVLADVGLTEQDVARRIVEWAARIADRAAGAHETARVEGQQ; encoded by the coding sequence GTGTCGCTGCTCAGCTCGTTGACCGGGCCCGCCGACCTCCGGGCGCTGCGTCCCGACCAGCTCCCGGAGCTCGCCGCGGAGATCCGGGACGCGCTGGTCGCCGCCGTCTCCAAGACCGGCGGGCACCTGGGGCCGAACCTGGGCGCGGTCGAGCTGACGATCGCCGTCCACCGGGTCTTCGAGTCCCCGCGCGAGCCGATCGTCTTCGACACCGGCCACCAGGCCTACGTGCACAAGCTGCTCACCGGCCGGCTGGAGGGCTTCGCCCAGCTCCGCCAGCGCGGTGGCCTCTCCGGCTACCCCAGCCGCGCGGAGAGCGAGCACGACTGGGTCGAGAACAGCCACGCCTCCACCTCGCTGTCCTACGCCGACGGGCTGGCCAAGGCCTTCGCCGTGCGCGGGGAGAACCGCCCGGTCGTGGCGGTCATCGGCGACGGCGCGCTGACCGGTGGGATGCCGTGGGAGGCGCTGAACAACATCGCCGCCGCCGAGCGCCCGGTCGTCATCGTGGTCAACGACAACGGCCGCTCGTACTCGCCGACGATCGGCGGGGTGGCCGACGCGCTGGCCACCCTGCGGCTGCGGCCGGGCTACGAGGACGCGCTCACCGCCGTCCGGCAGGCCCTGCACCGCGCCCCCGTCGTCGGCACCGCGCTCTACGACGCACTGCACGCGATCAAGAAGGGCCTCAAGGACGTCCTGGCCCCGCAGGGCATGTTCGAGGACCTCGGCATGAAGTACGTCGGCCCGGTCGACGGCCACGACATCGAGATGATGGAGTCCGCGCTCCGCCGGGCCCGGGACTTCGGCGGGCCGGTCATCGTGCACGCCGTCACCACCAAGGGCTTCGGCTACCCGCCGGCCGAGACCGACACCGTCGACGCCTGGCACTCCACCGGCGTCTTCGAGCCCGACAGCGGGCTGTCCTCGGCCGCCAAGGGCCCGGAGTGGACCGACGTGTTCGCCGACGAACTGGTGCGCATCGGCGCCGAGCGCTCCGACGTCGTGGCCGTCACCGCCGCGATGCTGCACCCCACCGGTCTCAGCGGCTTCGCCGAGCGCTTCCCCGAGCGCACCTACGACGTGGGCATCGCCGAGCAGCACGCGCTCACCTCGGCCGCGGGCATGGCGATGGGCGGCCTGCACCCCGTCGTCGCCATCTACTCGACTTTCCTCAACCGGGCCTTCGACCAGCTGCTGATGGACGTCGCGCTGCACCGCCAGCCGGTCACCGTCGTCCTCGACCGCGCCGGGGTCACCGGCTCCGACGGCGCCTCGCACAACGGCATGTGGGACATCTCGATCTGCTCGGTCATCCCTGGCCTGCGACTGGCGGCACCGCGCGACGAGCCCACCCTGCGGGAGGCGCTGCGCGAGTCGGTCGCGGTCACCGACGGTCCGACCGTGGTGCGCTTCCCCAAGGGCGCGCTGCCGGTGGAGGTGCCCGCGCTGGAGCGCCTCGGCCCGGTCGACGTGCTGCGCCGCGGCGCCACCCCGGAGGTGCTGCTGGTGGCCTGCGGCTCGCTGGTGCCGATGTGCCTGGCCGTCGCCGAGCGCGCCGCCGACCACGGCATCGACGTCACCGTCGTCGACCCGCGGTGGGTCGTGCCCGTGGCCGACGAGCTGCGCACCCTGGCCACCCAGCACCGACTCGTGGTCACCGTCGAGGACGGCGGCCGCGCCGGGGGCGTCGGCACGCTGCTCAGCCAGGCCCTGCAGGACGTCGACTCCGACGTCCCGGTGCGCACGCTGGGCCTGCCGCAGCAGTTCTTCGACCACGGCAGCCGCGGTCAGGTGCTGGCCGACGTCGGGCTCACCGAGCAGGACGTCGCCCGCCGCATCGTCGAGTGGGCCGCCCGCATCGCCGACCGCGCCGCGGGCGCGCACGAGACCGCTCGCGTCGAGGGCCAGCAGTAG
- a CDS encoding thiamine-binding protein — MIIAEIQVAPSPAGTAEDPHAFVEAAIAVIKGSGLRSEVGALGTTLEGEDDAVWATLRAAHEAMIAAGATSGISHVKIATVGRTMDSLTHKFR; from the coding sequence ATGATCATCGCCGAGATCCAGGTGGCGCCGTCGCCGGCGGGGACGGCGGAGGACCCGCACGCCTTCGTCGAGGCGGCCATCGCCGTGATCAAGGGCTCGGGGCTGCGGTCGGAGGTCGGCGCGCTCGGCACCACGCTGGAGGGCGAGGACGACGCGGTCTGGGCGACCCTGCGGGCGGCGCACGAGGCGATGATCGCCGCGGGCGCCACCAGCGGGATCTCGCACGTCAAGATCGCCACGGTGGGCCGCACGATGGACTCGCTGACGCACAAGTTCCGCTGA